CCGAATGACCACGAAATTCCTTGAGGCTTTGGGGGCCGAGGGCGTCAATATCGCTTTCTCCGAGGTTCCGGGTTCACTGGAGCGGAGCGTGATCGACTGCGCCGTGACCGGGGCAGGGTCGGGCTATTCCGCTGGCTGGTGGGAAGTTTCGGATCACCTGATGACGTTGCCGCTTGGGGGGTGGGACCCGGTCGTGATCGCGATGAACGCGGATCGCTTCGACAGTTTGTCTGCCGAACAGCAGGAGATGCTGAGCAAAGCGGTCGTCGAGGGCCTGGAAGCTCCTGCTTGGGAAGTCGCTCAGGGCGGGCTGGCGAATGATATCGCATGCCTGACCGGCAATGGAGACTGCCCGTCCGGTGAGCCCGCAACGATGACCTTGGTCGAGCCTTCAGAGGAAGATGTCGAGGCCGCTCGCAAGATCCTCGCCGAGGAAGTTCTTCCTGATTGGGCTAGCCGCGCCGGTGATGAATGGGCGGCTCGTTGGAACGACTCTGTCGGCCAGGCAGTCGGAATATCGATCGCTCAATAGATCGCAAGAGAGAGGCCTGCCGCCATGATCGTGAAGCTGCATGACGCGCTTGTGCGCGCCAACCGCCTGATCGCCCTGATCCTCGGTATCATCTTGGTGCTTACGGTTCTGTTCATCATTACCGACGTTGTGATGCGCAAGTCCGGATGGGAATCACTTGGAGGCTCGGACGAGATCTCGGGCTATGTCATGGCGGCGGTCGCCAGTTGGGGCCTTGCCTGCGGGCTGGTCGAGCGCGCCCATGTCCGCATCGACGTGATCCGGCAGAAACTGCCGAGGCCGGGGCAGGCATTGATGGATATCTTCGCGATGATCGTGACCTCTGGGATCGTGCTGCTGATCGCCTGGTATTGCTGGCCGGTGCTGCAAAAGACGATCGAGCGGGGATCGCGTGCGAATACGGCGCTGGAAACGCCATTGTGGATACCGCAGGGGATCTGGTTTGGCGGGTGGCTGTGGTTTGCCCTTAGCGCGACCGCACTGACAGTGATCGGTCTGGTTTATTTCCTTCGTGGTCAACGTGATGCCTTTGACGCTTCAATGGGTGTCGGATCGGAGTTGGACAAATGATCTGGACCATTGCGGCATCTCTTCTTGGCCTGATGGCCTTGTCGATCCCGGTCGGCATCGTGCTGTTCATTCTGGGGGTCGGTGTTGGCGAACTCTATTCGGCCTTTCCCCTGCTTCGTGGTCTGGGTCAGGTGGTTTGGTCTTCATCGGCGTCTTCGACACTGATCGCCATCCCGCTATTCGTCCTTTTGGGTGAGCTCCTAGTTCGAGGCGGCGTGGCCGAGCGAACCTATGCCGCGCTGGACAAGTGGCTGTCGTGGCTGCCCGGTGGCCTGATCCATGCCAATATCGCCACCGCGACGATGTTTTCCGCCACGTCGGGCTCGTCGGTGGCGACCGCTGCCACGGTGGCCACCGTCGCCATGCCGCAAGCTGAAAAGCTGCGTTACGATCCGCGCCTGTTTTCCGGTGCGATCGCGGCAGGAGGTACGCTCGGCATCCTGATTCCGCCCTCGATCAACCTGATCGTCTATGGTTTCCTGACCGAAACCTCGATCCCGAAATTGTTTTCGGCCGGGCTGTTGCCTGGTTTGCTGATGGCGCTGGCTTTCGTCGCGGTGACGGCGGTGATCTGCAGTATCCGTCCCGCCCTTGGCGGTGCCTCGCGCAGCTTCGGTTGGGGCGAAAGGCTGCGCAGCCTGATTCAGCTCGTGCCGATCCTCATCCTTTTCACGGTTGTCATCGGCTCGATCTATGCGGGCTGGGCAACGCCCACGGAATCCGCAGCCATCGGTGTGATGATGGCGGCACTGATTGCAGTGTTTCTGGGTGACGGCCTTGGGCGTAGCGCCATCGCGGAGGCAATGCATGGCACGGTCCGCATCTCGGCAATGATCATGCTGGTCGTCGCGGGCGCTTCATTTCTGAATTTCGCCATGACATCGGCCGGTCTTGGTCGTCAACTGAGCCAGATGATCGAAGGCTCGGGCCTGTCACCTTTCGGAACGTTGATGCTGGTGATCGTTTTGTATCTGGTACTGGGCTTCTTCATCGAGACGCTCTCGCTGATGGTCGCGACCATTCCCATCGTTGTGCCGATCATGGCCGGCTTGGGCTATGACAAGATCTGGCTTGGTGTGCTGATGATCGTGCTGATCGAGATGGCCCTCATTACTCCGCCGGTCGGGCTCAACCTGTTCGTGGTGCAAGGTGCGCGCAAATCGGGCTCCATGAACGAGGTGATCATGGGTGCCATTCCATATGTTCTGGTCATGATCGCGATGATCGCGGCCCTCATTGCAATACCCGGCCTCGCCCTTTGGCTCCCTTCGATCCTGTGAAAGGAATGCAAATGAACTTTAACGTCGGCGGCGCTGCGCTGAATATCGAACTGACACATCTGGTCATTGCCGGCTGGACCGGTCGCGATGCGGTCGCGATCACCCATCATATCGAAGAACTAGCGGCACTGGGGGTCGCGCCTCCGTCCGAT
This region of Paracoccus saliphilus genomic DNA includes:
- a CDS encoding TRAP transporter substrate-binding protein, whose amino-acid sequence is MKKLTFICLMAGTTLSTPALAEELAVVGSWSNLPLYQDFETPFWTEKLPELTGGEFTAQLTSFDQMGVAGADVYRMLGDGVFDVGATVADYTVGDAPELEGLDVPLVATTAEEARTMVDAARPMVEDIMRDRFGAQVLGIAPYPPQVVFCKGEVSSLADLQGKKVRGSGRMTTKFLEALGAEGVNIAFSEVPGSLERSVIDCAVTGAGSGYSAGWWEVSDHLMTLPLGGWDPVVIAMNADRFDSLSAEQQEMLSKAVVEGLEAPAWEVAQGGLANDIACLTGNGDCPSGEPATMTLVEPSEEDVEAARKILAEEVLPDWASRAGDEWAARWNDSVGQAVGISIAQ
- a CDS encoding TRAP transporter small permease subunit; amino-acid sequence: MIVKLHDALVRANRLIALILGIILVLTVLFIITDVVMRKSGWESLGGSDEISGYVMAAVASWGLACGLVERAHVRIDVIRQKLPRPGQALMDIFAMIVTSGIVLLIAWYCWPVLQKTIERGSRANTALETPLWIPQGIWFGGWLWFALSATALTVIGLVYFLRGQRDAFDASMGVGSELDK
- a CDS encoding TRAP transporter large permease, with product MIWTIAASLLGLMALSIPVGIVLFILGVGVGELYSAFPLLRGLGQVVWSSSASSTLIAIPLFVLLGELLVRGGVAERTYAALDKWLSWLPGGLIHANIATATMFSATSGSSVATAATVATVAMPQAEKLRYDPRLFSGAIAAGGTLGILIPPSINLIVYGFLTETSIPKLFSAGLLPGLLMALAFVAVTAVICSIRPALGGASRSFGWGERLRSLIQLVPILILFTVVIGSIYAGWATPTESAAIGVMMAALIAVFLGDGLGRSAIAEAMHGTVRISAMIMLVVAGASFLNFAMTSAGLGRQLSQMIEGSGLSPFGTLMLVIVLYLVLGFFIETLSLMVATIPIVVPIMAGLGYDKIWLGVLMIVLIEMALITPPVGLNLFVVQGARKSGSMNEVIMGAIPYVLVMIAMIAALIAIPGLALWLPSIL